In Rhodanobacter denitrificans, a single window of DNA contains:
- the ccoP gene encoding cytochrome-c oxidase, cbb3-type subunit III has product MSTGWSFWVMFLVVLNMGTTFFLYLWGPRAKIPTLPDGTSGHVWAHGVLREGVRPLPLWWVLLSGAMFVAGFIYLALFPGFGNFRGVLGWTSHGELANAVAANDARRASLTERFKLYPVEQLANDPAALQMGKVLFEDNCAACHQRSAKGNMTLGAPDLSDDDWLYGGSGNDITTSIHDGRSGVMPPWASLGADNVKNLAQYVLSLSGSPHDAAKAAAGQPLFATCAACHGADGKGNQALGAPNLTDHIWLHGGSVADIEKTIGEGRQGRMPAWNPRLSDDQIRVLAAYVYHLSHQPDGDKP; this is encoded by the coding sequence ATGAGCACGGGATGGTCGTTTTGGGTGATGTTCCTGGTAGTGCTCAACATGGGCACCACCTTCTTCCTGTACCTGTGGGGACCGCGCGCGAAGATCCCCACCCTGCCCGACGGCACCAGCGGCCACGTCTGGGCCCATGGCGTGCTGCGCGAGGGCGTGCGTCCGCTGCCGCTGTGGTGGGTGCTGCTTTCCGGCGCGATGTTCGTGGCCGGCTTCATCTACCTGGCGCTGTTCCCCGGCTTCGGCAATTTCAGGGGCGTACTGGGCTGGACCTCGCACGGCGAGCTGGCGAACGCCGTGGCCGCCAACGACGCCCGGCGTGCCTCGCTGACCGAGCGCTTCAAGCTGTATCCGGTGGAGCAACTGGCCAACGACCCCGCCGCGCTGCAGATGGGCAAGGTACTGTTCGAGGACAACTGCGCGGCCTGCCACCAACGCAGCGCGAAGGGCAACATGACGCTCGGCGCGCCCGACCTCAGCGACGACGACTGGCTGTACGGCGGCAGCGGCAACGACATCACCACCTCGATCCACGATGGCCGCAGCGGCGTGATGCCGCCGTGGGCCAGCCTGGGCGCGGACAACGTGAAGAATCTGGCGCAGTACGTGCTGAGCCTGTCCGGCTCGCCGCACGACGCGGCCAAGGCCGCCGCCGGCCAGCCGCTGTTTGCCACCTGCGCGGCCTGCCACGGCGCCGACGGCAAGGGCAACCAGGCGCTCGGTGCGCCAAACCTCACCGACCACATCTGGCTGCACGGCGGCAGCGTGGCCGACATCGAGAAGACCATCGGCGAGGGCCGCCAGGGCCGCATGCCAGCGTGGAACCCGCGCCTGTCCGACGACCAGATCCGCGTGCTCGCGGCCTACGTGTACCACCTGTCGCACCAGCCCGATGGCGACAAGCCCTGA